A single Pantoea rwandensis DNA region contains:
- a CDS encoding YbjO family protein: protein MSETLKNAMANSTPAPVMVAGIAIIATRCLSVLMLANELGYDEIANFVHRSAQAWDSTLIFIASQLIFLFELRCAFTLLRGSNRGRWGYVVAQIIVLGYMLMASVGWIYPEIFSIPGETNAQIIHHTLMQKVPDALVLLLLFVPASSRAFFRAR from the coding sequence ATGTCGGAAACCCTCAAAAACGCGATGGCCAATTCAACGCCTGCACCAGTGATGGTCGCGGGGATCGCCATCATTGCCACACGCTGTCTCAGCGTGCTGATGCTGGCCAATGAGCTGGGTTACGACGAAATAGCCAACTTTGTCCACCGCAGTGCACAGGCGTGGGATTCCACACTGATTTTTATCGCCAGTCAGCTGATCTTTCTGTTTGAACTGCGCTGTGCTTTTACCCTGCTGCGTGGCAGCAATCGCGGACGCTGGGGTTATGTGGTGGCGCAAATTATTGTGCTCGGTTACATGCTCATGGCATCTGTCGGCTGGATCTACCCGGAAATTTTCAGTATTCCTGGTGAAACCAATGCGCAGATCATTCATCACACGTTGATGCAGAAAGTACCGGATGCGCTGGTATTGCTGCTACTGTTTGTGCCGGCCAGCAGCCGCGCTTTTTTCCGCGCCCGGTGA
- the potI gene encoding putrescine ABC transporter permease PotI, with amino-acid sequence MNQLPTIRSPWRTAILAACFLFLYAPMLLLVVYSFNSSQLVTVWESFSFHWYKVLFQDDAMLDAVGLSLTIAALSATMAVVLGTMAAVIIVRFGRFRGHSGFAFMLTAPLVMPDVITGLSLLLLFVAMGNTFGWPSDRGMLTIWLAHVTFCTAYVAVVINSRLRELDRSIEEAAMDLGATPLKVFFVITVPMIAPAIVTGWLLAFTLSLDDLVIASFVTGPGATTLPMAIFATVRRGVNPEINALASLILFVVGLVGFIAWRFMAHEEKQRLRDIQKARRG; translated from the coding sequence ATGAATCAGTTACCGACCATTCGCTCTCCATGGCGTACGGCGATTTTGGCCGCATGCTTCCTGTTCCTGTACGCGCCGATGCTGCTGCTGGTGGTTTACTCCTTCAACAGCTCGCAGCTGGTCACCGTGTGGGAGAGCTTCTCATTCCACTGGTACAAAGTGCTGTTCCAGGACGATGCGATGCTGGATGCCGTTGGCCTCAGCCTGACCATTGCGGCGCTCTCCGCTACCATGGCGGTGGTGTTGGGCACCATGGCGGCGGTGATCATCGTGCGTTTCGGCCGTTTCCGTGGGCATAGCGGTTTTGCGTTTATGCTCACCGCGCCGCTGGTGATGCCAGATGTGATCACCGGGTTGTCACTGCTGCTGCTGTTTGTGGCGATGGGCAATACCTTCGGCTGGCCGAGCGATCGTGGCATGCTCACCATCTGGCTGGCGCACGTCACCTTCTGTACTGCTTACGTGGCGGTGGTGATCAACTCCCGCCTGCGCGAGCTGGATCGCTCCATCGAAGAAGCGGCAATGGATCTCGGGGCGACGCCGCTGAAAGTGTTCTTCGTGATAACCGTGCCAATGATTGCTCCGGCAATTGTCACCGGTTGGCTGCTGGCCTTTACGCTGTCACTGGATGATCTGGTGATTGCCAGCTTCGTCACCGGGCCGGGCGCCACGACGCTGCCGATGGCGATCTTTGCTACTGTGCGACGCGGCGTCAATCCAGAGATCAATGCGTTAGCCTCATTGATTTTGTTTGTCGTCGGCCTGGTCGGTTTCATCGCCTGGCGCTTTATGGCGCACGAAGAAAAGCAACGTTTACGCGATATTCAGAAAGCCAGACGTGGCTGA
- the potH gene encoding putrescine ABC transporter permease PotH produces the protein MSQISQRSEPEVVGTPLQRWGTRIKMLHGRKLVIALPYLWLILLFLLPFLIVLKISFADIARAIPPYTDLVTWADDQLNLVLNLGNYITLTDDPLYAEAYLTSLKVAAISTVICLLIGYPLAWAVAHSKPSMRTILLLLVILPSWTSFLVRVYAWMGLLNNNGILNRFLMWLGVIDHPLVILYTNTAVYIGIVYCYLPFMVLPIYTALTRIDYSLVEASLDLGARPLKTFFSVIVPLTKGGIIAGSMLVFIPAVGEYVIPELLGGPDSIMIGRILWQEFFNNRDWPVASALAVIILLILILPIIWFHKHQNRELGEKE, from the coding sequence ATGAGCCAGATTTCTCAACGCAGCGAGCCGGAAGTGGTGGGTACACCGCTGCAGCGCTGGGGCACGCGTATTAAAATGCTGCATGGCCGCAAGCTGGTGATCGCCTTGCCTTATCTTTGGCTGATCCTGCTGTTTTTGCTGCCGTTCCTGATCGTGCTGAAGATCAGTTTCGCCGATATTGCGCGTGCCATTCCGCCTTACACCGATCTGGTGACCTGGGCCGATGACCAACTCAATCTGGTGCTGAATCTCGGTAACTACATCACACTGACGGACGATCCGCTGTATGCCGAAGCCTATCTGACTTCACTCAAGGTGGCGGCGATTTCTACCGTGATCTGTCTGCTGATCGGATACCCGCTGGCCTGGGCGGTGGCGCACAGTAAGCCTTCAATGCGCACTATTCTGCTGTTGCTGGTCATCTTGCCTTCCTGGACTTCGTTCCTGGTGCGCGTGTACGCGTGGATGGGCTTACTGAACAACAACGGTATTCTTAACCGCTTCCTGATGTGGTTGGGGGTTATCGATCATCCACTGGTGATTCTTTACACCAATACCGCGGTGTATATCGGTATCGTTTACTGCTATCTGCCGTTTATGGTGCTGCCCATCTATACCGCGTTAACCCGTATCGACTACTCGCTGGTCGAGGCCTCGCTGGATCTGGGGGCGCGTCCGCTGAAAACCTTCTTCAGCGTGATTGTGCCACTCACCAAAGGCGGCATTATTGCCGGTTCGATGCTGGTGTTTATCCCGGCAGTGGGTGAGTACGTGATCCCGGAACTGCTGGGAGGGCCGGACAGCATCATGATTGGCCGTATCCTGTGGCAGGAGTTCTTTAACAACCGCGACTGGCCGGTGGCTTCGGCGCTGGCGGTGATCATCCTGTTAATTTTGATTCTGCCGATCATCTGGTTCCACAAGCATCAAAATCGTGAGTTAGGAGAGAAGGAATGA
- the potG gene encoding putrescine ABC transporter ATP-binding subunit PotG, with product MNDAIPRPPNKTAKALTPLLEIRNLTKSFDGQHAVDDVSLTIYKGEIFALLGASGCGKSTLLRMLAGFEPPTSGQIVLDGQDLSHVPPYQRPINMMFQSYALFPHMTVEQNIAFGLKQDKLPKGEISSRVAEMLTLVHMQEFAKRKPHQLSGGQRQRVALARSLAKRPKLLLLDEPMGALDKKLRDRMQHEVVDILERVGATCVMVTHDQEEAMTMAGRIAIMNRGKFVQIGEPEEIYEHPTSRYSAEFIGSVNVFDGLLRERTEEGVVIDAPGLVHPLKVQTDVSIIDNVPVHVALRPEKVMLCEEVPADGCNFAVGEVVHIAYLGDLSIYHVRLRSGQMISAQLQNAHRYRKGAPTWGDEVRLCWDADSCVVLTV from the coding sequence GTGAACGACGCGATTCCCCGCCCCCCAAATAAAACGGCTAAGGCGTTAACGCCGCTGCTGGAAATTCGCAACCTGACCAAATCTTTTGACGGCCAGCACGCCGTGGATGATGTCAGCCTGACCATTTATAAAGGTGAAATTTTTGCCCTGCTGGGTGCTTCCGGCTGCGGTAAATCGACCTTACTGCGCATGCTGGCAGGCTTTGAGCCACCGACCAGCGGGCAGATTGTGCTGGATGGGCAAGACCTGTCGCACGTTCCACCTTACCAGCGACCGATCAACATGATGTTCCAGTCTTACGCACTGTTCCCGCACATGACGGTGGAACAGAACATCGCCTTTGGACTGAAGCAGGATAAATTGCCGAAAGGCGAAATCAGCAGCCGCGTAGCAGAAATGCTGACGCTGGTGCACATGCAAGAGTTTGCGAAACGTAAGCCGCACCAGCTCTCTGGCGGCCAGCGCCAGCGTGTGGCGCTGGCGCGTAGCCTGGCTAAACGCCCCAAACTGCTGCTGCTGGATGAACCGATGGGCGCGCTGGATAAGAAACTGCGCGACCGCATGCAGCACGAAGTGGTGGATATTCTTGAACGCGTTGGCGCGACCTGCGTAATGGTCACGCACGACCAGGAAGAAGCGATGACTATGGCCGGTCGTATCGCGATCATGAACCGTGGCAAATTTGTGCAGATTGGTGAGCCGGAAGAGATCTATGAGCATCCTACCAGCCGTTACAGCGCCGAATTTATCGGTTCAGTTAACGTGTTTGATGGCCTGCTGCGTGAGCGCACGGAAGAGGGCGTGGTGATCGATGCGCCGGGCCTGGTGCATCCGCTTAAAGTGCAGACCGATGTCTCCATCATCGATAACGTGCCCGTGCATGTCGCTTTACGTCCGGAAAAAGTGATGCTGTGCGAAGAGGTGCCGGCGGATGGCTGCAACTTTGCCGTGGGTGAAGTGGTGCATATCGCTTATCTCGGAGACCTGTCGATTTATCACGTTCGCCTGCGTAGCGGTCAGATGATCAGCGCGCAGCTGCAGAATGCACATCGCTACCGCAAAGGTGCGCCAACATGGGGTGATGAAGTTCGCCTGTGCTGGGACGCCGACAGCTGTGTGGTTCTGACGGTTTAA
- the potF gene encoding spermidine/putrescine ABC transporter substrate-binding protein PotF has product MINQRKKWLPGVVAGVLMATAVSAQAEDKTLHVYNWSDYISADTVPNFEKQTGIKVVYDVFDSNEVLEGKLMAGSTGYDVVVPSSSFLARQLQSGVFQELDKSKLPNYKNLDPDLMAKVAQHDPGNKYAIPYLWGTTGIGYNVDKVKAALGTDAPVNSWDLVLKPENLEKLKSCGVSFLDAPEEIFATVLNYLGKDPNSSDAKDYTGAATDLLLKLRPNIRYFHSSQYINDLANGNICVAIGWSGDILQAKDRAVKANNGVHLGYSVPKEGALAFFDMMAIPKDAKNLDAAYQWLNYIMDPKVIADVSNKMNYANGNKASLPLINADVRNNPGIFPTPDAMAKLFVLKVQDPKLDRARTRAWTKVKSGK; this is encoded by the coding sequence ATGATCAACCAACGTAAAAAATGGTTGCCAGGTGTGGTTGCAGGTGTGCTGATGGCGACGGCCGTTAGTGCTCAGGCAGAGGATAAAACGCTGCACGTCTATAACTGGTCCGATTATATTTCGGCCGACACCGTGCCGAATTTTGAAAAGCAGACCGGCATCAAAGTGGTCTACGACGTCTTCGATTCCAACGAAGTGCTGGAAGGTAAACTGATGGCCGGTTCAACCGGTTATGACGTCGTCGTGCCTTCTTCCAGCTTCCTCGCACGTCAGCTGCAATCGGGTGTGTTCCAGGAGTTGGATAAGAGCAAACTGCCAAACTACAAAAACCTCGATCCTGATTTGATGGCGAAAGTCGCGCAGCACGATCCGGGTAACAAATATGCGATTCCGTATCTGTGGGGAACCACTGGCATCGGTTACAACGTCGATAAAGTGAAAGCCGCATTGGGCACTGATGCGCCCGTCAACAGCTGGGATTTGGTGCTGAAGCCAGAAAACCTGGAAAAACTGAAAAGCTGTGGTGTTTCCTTCCTCGATGCACCGGAAGAGATTTTCGCGACCGTACTGAATTATCTCGGCAAAGATCCGAACAGCTCTGACGCGAAAGATTACACCGGCGCCGCCACGGATCTGTTGCTGAAGCTGCGTCCTAATATCCGTTACTTCCATTCGTCTCAGTACATTAACGACCTGGCCAATGGCAACATCTGCGTGGCGATCGGCTGGTCGGGCGATATCCTGCAGGCGAAAGATCGTGCAGTCAAAGCCAACAACGGCGTGCACCTGGGTTACAGCGTGCCGAAAGAGGGCGCTCTGGCCTTCTTCGACATGATGGCGATTCCGAAAGACGCGAAAAACCTCGATGCAGCCTATCAGTGGCTGAACTATATCATGGATCCAAAAGTGATCGCGGATGTCTCTAACAAGATGAACTACGCCAACGGCAACAAGGCGTCACTGCCATTGATCAATGCGGATGTGCGCAACAATCCGGGCATCTTCCCAACGCCGGATGCGATGGCCAAGCTGTTTGTGCTCAAAGTCCAGGATCCGAAACTGGATCGTGCGCGCACCCGTGCATGGACTAAAGTAAAAAGTGGTAAGTAA
- a CDS encoding YbjN domain-containing protein, producing MDSLVVPDIDILRRWLDQQNITWFECDACQALHLPHMQNFDGVFDAKIDLVDNVILFSALAEVKPTALIPLVGDLSQINASSLTVKAFIDIQDDNLPKLIVCQSISTTAGLTFGQFSHFMKQSEEGVSMVIMEAFANNLLMMGEEEERQPSSSSHAMLH from the coding sequence ATGGATTCACTGGTCGTTCCTGACATCGACATCCTGCGTCGCTGGCTGGATCAACAAAATATCACCTGGTTCGAATGCGATGCCTGCCAGGCACTGCACCTGCCGCACATGCAGAATTTTGACGGGGTGTTTGATGCAAAAATCGACCTGGTGGACAACGTCATCCTTTTCTCGGCCCTCGCGGAAGTGAAACCCACAGCACTTATTCCTTTGGTCGGCGATTTGTCGCAGATCAATGCCAGTTCGCTTACGGTGAAGGCCTTTATCGATATTCAGGATGACAATCTGCCTAAGCTGATTGTCTGCCAGTCGATCAGTACCACTGCCGGATTAACCTTTGGTCAGTTCTCGCACTTTATGAAGCAAAGTGAAGAGGGCGTTTCCATGGTGATTATGGAAGCCTTTGCCAATAATTTGCTGATGATGGGCGAAGAAGAGGAGCGACAACCCAGCTCCAGCAGCCACGCGATGCTGCACTGA
- the rimK gene encoding 30S ribosomal protein S6--L-glutamate ligase: protein MKMAILTRDGTLYSCKRLRDAAEERGHQVQMIDPLSCYMNINSDSPAVHYRGEPLGHFDAVIPRIGTATTFYGTAVLRQFEMLGSYPLNESVAITRARDKLRSLQLLAREGIDMPITGFASSPDDTQDVIAMVGGAPLVVKLVEGTQGIGVVLAETRQAAESVIDAFRGLNAHILVQEFIKEAQGRDIRCLVIGNEVVASIEREAKEGDFRSNLHRGGKAHAVTITEKEREIAVKAASTLGLEIAGVDILRANRGPLVMEVNASPGLEGIEGTTGLDIASMMIHWVEAHACPGYRLKTGG from the coding sequence ATGAAGATGGCCATTCTCACGCGTGATGGAACGCTGTATTCGTGTAAGCGCCTGCGCGACGCCGCGGAAGAGCGTGGTCATCAGGTGCAGATGATCGATCCACTCTCTTGCTACATGAACATCAATTCCGATTCTCCCGCAGTGCATTATCGTGGCGAACCGCTGGGCCACTTTGATGCCGTTATCCCACGCATTGGCACGGCGACCACCTTTTACGGCACGGCAGTGCTGCGCCAGTTCGAGATGTTAGGTAGCTATCCGCTGAATGAATCGGTGGCCATCACCCGGGCGCGTGACAAATTGCGATCGCTGCAGCTGCTGGCGCGTGAAGGCATTGATATGCCGATCACCGGGTTCGCCTCTTCGCCTGACGATACCCAGGATGTGATCGCCATGGTGGGTGGTGCGCCGCTGGTGGTGAAATTAGTGGAGGGCACGCAGGGGATTGGCGTGGTGCTGGCTGAAACGCGGCAGGCGGCGGAGAGCGTGATTGATGCATTTCGTGGCCTTAACGCCCACATTCTGGTGCAAGAGTTTATCAAAGAGGCACAGGGGCGAGATATTCGCTGCCTGGTGATTGGCAATGAAGTGGTGGCGTCGATTGAGCGTGAAGCGAAAGAGGGGGATTTCCGCTCGAATCTTCATCGTGGCGGTAAAGCGCACGCGGTGACCATCACCGAAAAAGAGCGCGAAATCGCGGTGAAAGCCGCATCCACGCTCGGGTTGGAAATCGCAGGGGTGGATATTTTACGCGCCAATCGCGGCCCGCTGGTTATGGAGGTGAATGCCTCGCCAGGGCTTGAGGGCATTGAAGGCACCACCGGCCTCGACATCGCTTCAATGATGATTCACTGGGTAGAAGCGCATGCCTGCCCCGGCTATCGTCTTAAAACCGGGGGCTAG